The following DNA comes from Lemur catta isolate mLemCat1 chromosome 19, mLemCat1.pri, whole genome shotgun sequence.
ctaggattacaggtgtgagccaccgcgcccagctatttttttgtattaacaATTATATTTCAGTGAAATGAGTTCTTCCTGGAACTGCTCTTTGCAggagtctttgttttttttcttttctttctttctttttttttttttaagacagtctcgctctgttgcccgggctagagtgccgtggccatcagcctagctcacagcaacctcaaactcctgggctcaagggatcctactgcctcagcctcctgggtagctgggactacaggcacgcgccaccatgcccagctaattttttctatttttagttgtttgactaatttctttctatttatagtagaggcggggtctcgctcttgctcaggctggtcttgaactcttgagctcaagcaatcctccctccttggcctcccagagggctgggattacaggcgtgagccaccccacccagcctgcaGGAGTCTTTGAAGAGGCCAATTCTGGGTCCTGCATGACCCAGGGTTGTGCGTGAGTGACATGTTTtagcttttccttctctcctgacAGTAGAGATTAGCATTTCCCATGTTGCTCACAATACAGAATTTCAATCTTCCTTTGCCTCAACCATAGATCTCTTTCTATGCATAGGACTTGTGGATGTGTCATTTAGCCGTGccttttttccatgtctttttggAGACATACCAGGTCCAGGGAAGCTCATGCCATCTATAAACATACGTCAAACAGGAATAATTGGGTTTGCCCAACAGGGTGTGTTTTGCtgtctgctatggactgaatgtttgtgttccctctaaattcacatattgaggccgggcgtggtggctcacgcctgtaatcctaacactctgggaggccgaggtgagaggatcccttgagctcaggagttcgagaccagcctgaacaagagccagaccctgtctctatttaaaataatttttaaaaaataaattatttaaaaaataaaaataaatgcacatattgAAACCTAACCCCCGCTGTGATGGCCCttggaggcggggcctttgggaggtgattagtcCATGAGGGTAGAGTCCCCAGGAATGGAATTCGTACCCTTACTAGACCCCACAGGGCTCCCAagtctcttctgccatgtgagggcacagtgagcagACAGGTATATATGAATAGGGGGTGTGCCTTCAACACACACCGCACCTCCTGGtgcttgctcttggacttcccagtctttGGAatcgtgagaaataaatttctgttgtttataagccaccagtctatggtattctgtttcAGCAGTCTGCGTGGACTAATGAGCTGTCTTTGCTGGGCATTTCCCTGCACCTCTCTTCAAACTCTCCTGAATCAGCCTCCCCTCCATCATAGTAGGATGTGAGCTGCCACCTGATCTTGTCCAAGATGgaatttctctttctgcttctggGATTCGATTCGAGTCATCTCCAGGAGAAGCAGCCGCACGATCCTCATTCCTTCGATatctatttttgtcttaaaaaattttaaaaaatgcttttattatattttaaattttctttaaattttttgaatttcctATATTTATCGGTCCCCGTTTACAATGCGGCATTCTACATGCACTATGCACGAAGGAAGCCAAGTTGGAAtaagtttgttttgttcttagtTCAGACTTCAGCACATCAAGCTGaagttttcattcctttctccacGTAAGCAATCTTTTGCTCTAAGTGTGAAAACGCTGGAATGTGCTTGTAGACCCGCACGCACCCAGCAGTCTTACCTGCAATCATCTGTTTGATCTTAGGGAAATCACGTAACCTCCCCATGGGTCAggctccccatctgtaaaatgggtatccACTTAGAACCTGCTTCAGAGGGCTGTTATGGAGCTAAAAGACCGAACATGCTGAAAGTGCACTGAATCCTGCCATGTGATCAACACCCAGCAAGTGGCACATACTGTCGTTGTCGATGTTCTTGTTGTTTTAAAGGCCAGTTCCTAAGCGGGTGCGTGGTGCTCCTCGGGGTTTCTGCAGCCCAGGTCGCTGTCTTTATCCTACCTTGTTTCTTGGGCGCTTCTCCCACCTCCACGATGGACTCAAAGAGAACTGGTCAGACCCTCCCTGCCCACTCTTGTCACACAAGCCCCGGCTGCTCCCTGCTAAGAAGTTTGCTGCTCTGACCCGGGGGCCATTAGACAGAGGGAGGACAGTAACTTTACACAATTGGACCTGAGTGGCGTGTGGGAGCGGATCAAATCATTAGGAGACTGTCTGATACTCACCTGAAAATGGCAGGGATTATGAACACGCTCTCTGGGGAAGGACAGTCCTGCCTAGCAGAGTTTTCCATGGGGAGGCTGCACGGTTTCATGTCCTTAGAGATAAGGGCTGCAAGAGGGAAAGAAGGTAGGAGGGAGAGGCTGAGGACGGGCAGACAGACAGAAGGATGGACAGGTGCATTGAACCTGGTGCCGACAGCCTGCGGCTGAGATAGACGGACAGAGCCTGAGGCTGAGAAGATCTAATCATGCTGGGACTTGCATGTTAAATCCATtccagtattcttttttttttttttgagacagagtctcgctctgttgcctgggctagagtgagtgccgtggcgtcagtctagcccacagcaacctcaaactcctgggctcaagcaatcctcctgcctcagcctcctgaatagctaggactacagcaatgtgccaccatgcctggctaattttttctgcatatttttagttgtccagctaatttattttctatttttagtagagatggggtctcgctcttgctcaggctggtctcgaactcctgagctcaaatgatcgtcccacctcggcctcccagagtgctaggattacaggcatgagccactgcgcctggcccatttCAGTATTCTGATCTCATTAGGACAATGGATGTCTTCTCCAGTGGAGGATCTCAGACTGGGGAATGTGtcggaatcacctggagggcttgttaaatgGTGGGTGGTTGAGCCCATCTCCCCAGAGGTTtggaattttcaaataaataaataaacaaataaggtggtttttttaattgtggaaaaataCTCATAATATAGAATTTACCATCTGAACCACTTTatagtgcacaattcagtggcatttagtacattcacaatgtcgTGCAACCCTTGCCTCTAGGTCCAGAACATTATCATCGTCCCAAAAGGAAACCCCGTAACCATTAAGCCACCGTTCCCTGTGCCggattgaattgtgttcccctaaAGGTATGTTCATGTCCCAACCCtaggtacctgtgaatgtgactttatttggaaatagggtctttgcagatgtaatcaattTCAAATGAGGTCACGTGGGCTGAAGGTGAGCCTTAGTcccatgactggtgtccttacgaGAGGGAAATTTGCACACACATGCTGACATGCAGAGAGAAGGTGGCGGGAAGGTGAAAGCAAAGGTTGCAGTGGCGCATATCTAGCCAAGAAGCACCCAGGATTGAGTGCAAACACCAGAGGCTCCTCCTCCAAAGCCTTCAGGGAAAGCATGGCTCCATGACACcgtgattttggacttccagcctccagaattgtgggaGAACAAGTTTCTGCTGCCTTAAGCCCCTccatttgtggtactttgttatggcagcccgaggAAACCATCACTCCCTGTCCCACTCTCCCACCAGGCAATGGCAACCGCGTATCAGATTTCTGTCCCTTTGAATTTACCAACTCCTCAGAATATTTAATGCAATAGGCCTGGGGTCCAGAACATGCTTTTCAAACacattcccaggtgatgctgacctTGCTAGTTCAagcccacactttgagaaccatcaCCCTACAGCACAACAAGGCAACTTAGCATCTCAACTTCACTCAACCTCTATAGACCAGATGGGTTCCAGGTTTCAGGCAATCAAAGAGCAAACTAGAGCCACCCTCGGCCCCTGCAGCTATCACTGGAGCCAGGAATCGCTACCAATAAATTCAGCCCAGTTCAACATTAAATCCCTTCCAGTCTggtccctcccctctccccacagctgGCTGCTGGAACCCTCCCCAGACTGACCCCCCAGTTTGGGTCAATATCAGTGGGCAGTGTCTTGCGATTCTTTTGGTGCATATTGCACCCGTCACGGACCACACCTTGCATCTTGTCCTGTGGAGCTGGCTGGGAGCTGAGTCTGGACACAGGTGTAGCAGCAGCGAGAGGTGTCGTTTGCGCCCTTGGGAGCGTCCACACTCCCCGCAGGGCAGCACCTCAGGGAAGGCTCCCAGCCTGCTCAGATGGGGAAAGCTCTGGACTGCGATATTCCTCTGACTTGAACCTTGGAATTAAAGTGAAGGATTTGAGATCACAACTCCCAGGAAGCTGCCGTAGTTGCAGCTGACCAACGATCCCCGGGAGGTGTAGTCTAACTCTTttcctcactttctttttttcttttctttctttttttttttttttgagacagagtctcactctcttgcccaggctagagtgctgtggcatcagcctagctaacagcaacctcaaactcctggactcaaccaatccttctgactcagcctcccgagtagctgggactacaggcatgcgccactatgcctggctaattttttctgcatatttttagttgtctggctaattttttctatttttagtagagacgaggtctcactcttgctcaggctggtctcgaactcctgacctcaagcgatcctcctgcctcggcctaccagagtgctaggattacaggcatgagcctcggCCTTTCCTCACTTTCTTCCCACCAGGAAATGACTTCAAGAACAACACAGAAATCTGgatgtgggaggggaggaggaccAGGCAACTCTTTTGCTGGGATTGAATTCCATGATAGTTATTACTCGCCAAAACCTATAAGTGCCCGGATGGAAGAGTTCTGATCCTAGGGCTGCTCTGTGACCCAGGGCTCGCAGCCTCCAGCCTAACCTCTCTCAGACCAGGGTGTCTAGGACTTTATTCCCCTTTTCTCCTGGGACTCAGGTGTCCTGATGTCCAGCCCTCTGACTCCCCAGGACTGGAGTGCTATCCTAGTACGAACCCCTGCCCCCAGAGGACCCGGGAGTCCTTGCCCCAGCTCTGAGAACCTAGACATCTCCCCATGCCTACTGCTAGATGACTGAGGAAACTACATCTCCCATGAGGCTGTGGGTCTGcagtgtcattttttaaaaagtcccctgTTATTGAGGCTCCTCTGCAAAATAGTTCCACAATGCTAATGGGAGGTTGGGGACAGGGGGTGGCTAGTAAGTCCCGCCTGTGAAAGAGCAGGCATAGTCCTGGAGCCCCTGGGACACCTTGGCAGTGCAGAACACTGAGACCCAGAGGGAAGCTGGAGCCTTAGGGCAGTGCCAGGGGAGGTGGATGGGGGTTTTCAGGGTCAAGGGCAGAAGAGGAAGCAGATCCCATTTCCTCTCTCAAACACTCACACGTGATCGCTCTGATCCTCCTCTCTCAGACGCTTTATTATctcaagtaagaaaaataaaaaaataaataagataaataactCAATAAATAAAGAGGAGACCCAGTAACAAACAGCCGGTGGCTTCAGGAAGCATAGCTGGGGCTTCGGCCCTGTGAAGGCCCCACCATGCTCAGAGGGTCCGAGGAGCCCACATCcgggggctctggggccagaaTCCCTGGTGGGTCCGGCGGTGCTGGGGGCAGGCCTGGCAGCGGCAGGAAGCGGACTGGTCCCCGGGGCACCGGGTCCGGGTATGGTGAATTAGGGGGAGGCAGGTGCAGCGGGAGGCCATAGGTCTCAGATCGGTAAATGTTGTATCCATCCTCAAGAAGCAGCTCCCGGAAGCTGCAGGCCTCGGGGTCAAAGTGGAGCTAGGGGACAAAGGACAGGGATCAGAGACCCAGGATCCCTCTGTGCtatcctccctcagacccaggggtccaggcccccagcccctcctgcatGAAACAAAATACTTAAAAGCAGGTTTCACCCTTCACCCCAGGGTAGTCCTGAAGTGCCCACCTCCCTGTCCTGACTTTACAGAGAACATTCCAGCCTAGGGACCAGTTAGTGCGCTCTTAGGGCAGGCAGGGGGTCTGGCTACTACCCAAGGTCCTGGTCAACTTTACTGGCTATGGATTCAGTGAGCGTCCCTGTGACCAGCATGTGGCCAGGAGCAGAGGTTAAAGAGTCACGAGACTAGGCCTCTCAGGCCACTGAGCCATCCACACGTCTCTGACTGGAGGCCAATGGTGTctctgcctgggcctcagtttcctcatctcacaAGCATCAATAACAACAGCCCCAACCTCCAGAGGTGCAGCGAGCTTGGGGTGTGCAGAGAGTACAGAGCCATGTCTGGCTCAGGTGAACGTGCAAGACAGAGTGCCCCAGGCTGTGAAGATGACACCAGGACAGCGGTGGGCTAGGAGGGTCGAGAAACTCACCGATCCATACAGGGTCCCATCTGGCCTCTGGCACAGGAACCGGGACGTCTTGACTCCCAAGATTTGAATAACCCCTGGCTTTAAGGCTTTCAGCTCCAAGAGACCTAAGGGGAGAAGGAGGTAAGGGCCTCAGAGGGCCTCCCCCGCCCCTCTGTCCCAGACCCAGGCACgctggcccccagccctccctgctcagGACCAGGCCTCACCCCGACACTCACTTTCAGGGCTCTGTTGGGCGGCCCCCACCACTGTGCCATCCCCCCGGATCTCCAAGTGGGCTTCTGTCTCCTGAGCATCGTCTGTGTAGAGGTACCGCTGCCGGACTTGGCCTCCAAAttggaggagggggctggagtCAGGGATGGGGTACGCCTGGCAGGCTCCCAGCAGGAGGACAGCCAGCATGGGAAACCGCAGTCCTGGGTGCTCGAACCCGGCCCCGACCTCGTCCCAGCCCATCAATGGCTCAGTCCTCAGGCGGGCGcaggggtgggaggctggagacGCTGAAGGGTCTAGAATCAGTTCCAGATCTGCTTGTCCAGGACGGCAGACGCACAGACCGCTGCTCAGGTGGCCTGAATACCTGGGTCCTCTTGCTCGTGATCCCTAGCTGACAGGACACCCCAGGCTCTTGGGAGAGATGCAGAAGCTCCAGAATTTATACCCAGACAGGTCCGCCCTGTCACCCTCCCCACGCCTGACTCATGATATTTGACCTGCTTGGCGGGAGATAGGATTCCACCGTGGCCAGGGCGGCCAGGACGGATGACGCAATCTGGGGGGTCCTTTGAGTTGGGGGCCTGGACTCCTGGGTCTAGGGGATGAGGGAGATGAGGACCTGATTAACTGGGACCCAGGtggaaggggctggggtggggaccccTGGGTCTCAGGGAAGAGGATGtggggtctgagggaggagggggctgggagcctgaAAAATCATCTCTTTGGCTCACTAATGCAGATTGTTTgacagaagtggaatttctgtgACCTGTCTGAAtttttaggggtgggggtggggagggcagtggtCTGACACTGGATTCATTGATTTTCAGGAAAACAGCAACTGTCATGTGAACGAAGCGTCCTCAGCAGGGACACAAGTGTCCTGTCTTGGAAGCCTCCCACCTGGCAATGGGCCAATCTCAACCTCATCAACCGCTGTTCAGATGCTCAGACCCCAGAcatcccagcctcctcctccctgatGCAATCCTGGTGTTTCTTTCACCAGAGAAGCTAGCTCAGGCCCAAACAGGTGCTCCCAAAAtagcctgggggaggggcgggtgaGATTCTCTCACTGGAGTTGGCAGCGGAGCCAGGCTCTGGAGGGGGGAGTTAGATCCAGAAGGAAGAGGGGTTGGTTAATTTGTTCGAGCCCCTAAGGGTGCAgggcctggacccctgggtccgggggaggaggggctgggcgcCAGGAGTTCTGAGTCTGGAGAAACGATGGTCAAATCTCCGGTGAATCCAGTGAAATTCCTGGGTCTTCGCCAGGACTTATCTTGAATGCAACCGCCTGGCTGCCCGGGCGGGGTGGGTTGGCGCAGCGCTGGGCCCCCGACTGGGGAAAAGGCTTCGGGTCGGCGGCGGAGCAGAGGCTGTTGTTCCTGGCGCCAACTGCCGCGGTCTCTGCAGGAGGCAGCGGGGACAAACCCTCTTCCACTAGTGTTTTCAGCGTTCATGTTCTCGGCTAAGGTTGCCCGGGTGGTCTAGGAAGCAGCAGTTGGGCGCGGGACCCTAGAATTCCCACAAGGCATGGCGTGGGGGCCAGAACCCCGGAATTCGAGTGTGGACGGCCCGGGCATGGGAGATCGGGGCGCGGTGGGCGCACGGGACCCGCAGGCTGGGGTTTTCGCGCCGCTGCCCGGGAGGTGGAGGAGGCTTCCCATCCGCTCCCGAGCAGCCGGCAAACAGGTTCACCCTCCTCCCGGAGGACGCGGCGGGGGGCGGAGGATGTCCCCTCCCCGCGGGCCCCGGAGTCGCGGCCGGCCCAGCGGCTGGGGCGTGGCCGGGTCAGGGCATCCAGGGACGGGTGGCGTCCGCTCAGCCCCGGCATGGAGGGGAGCGGGACTCACGGCTTCAGCACCGCAGCTGGCGCCCGGGGTCCGGATCCACGCGAGGATGCGGCCGCCGCTGGGAGGCTAGGTAGGCTGCCCCGGGGGAAGCCGACGGCGGCGAGGAGGGCGCGGGGGCGCGATCCCCACGACAGCCGGGCAGCGGAGGGGACAGGGGCCACCGCCCTAGCCCGGGGCGCGCGGCTTGGCGCCAGGTACGGGGCGGGGCTCCGCCGGGCTGCTACCTGCCGGGCCCGGGAGGGCGGGGGCCGCCCACCTCCGCCCCTCCCCGCGCCCTCGCAGCCAGTCTGGGCAGGCGGCGcgcaggggagggctggggggccgGGGAACGGCGTACGGGGTTCCGGAGACGGCCGGATGTGGGCTGCCTTTGAGGACGGCGCGCTCCGGCCACGCGAAGCCGCCTGTGGGTCTGCCATCCGCAAGGACCTCAGGTGAGTGGAACTGCGGATGGCTGAGACCCGGGGGTGCACCCTGACCTCTTCACACTAAGGCCCAGGagcctctgccacctcccagctcTCGCTGCTCCGGCACCGTCATCCCACATCCGGCCCCGTCCTCCATCCTCTCATGTTCCAAGCGGACTGGCGCTTCCCACCCCCTCGGTGGTGGGCTCTGCCCCTCACAGCGGGTCCTGCTGAGAAACGGGTTGGTGGAATAAATAGAGTCCAATTTCAGTGCACCTGACGCATGGGGAGAGGCGAGATTCCCAGAGGTGGGGGGAAGGTGCTGGAACCTGGAGGCCGGCTATTTTGGAAACCACTAGGGTTCACCTCTTCCGTCCCCATCCCCCGAGATTCCAAGCCTTTTGTCCCTCAAAGCTGGGATTcgggctcccagcctcccagaccTCAGCCCCAGGGGCCTAAACCTGTAGCTTCCTCATTCCCCGGAACTGAGTAGTCCTGGACCCCAGGCCTCTCCTCCCTGACCTTCCTCCTCGGGCTCTGAGTATCTGCTAACGCGCCTTTCCTCCACCCTGCAGCCATGTGGACATCCAGCCATCGGCGGCTCTGTCTGGCCTTCCTGCTAGTCTGTGTCCTCTCAGCTATCTCCTTCTTCTTCCATATCCACCAAGACATCTTTCGACACGGCCTAGACCTGTCTGTTCTGTGTCCAAACCGCCACCTGGAGACACCTCCAGTGGCCATTTTCTGCCTGTCCGGTACACCGCTGGACCCCAACACCTCCTCTTCctgtccccagctccctgcctccctctcaggAACCTGGACTATCTACCCCGACGGCCGGTTTGGTAACCAGATGGGGCAGTATGCCACCCTGCTTGCCCTGGCGCAGCTAAACGGCCGCCAGGCCTTCATTCTGCCAGCCATGCATGCCGCGCTGGCCCCCGTGTTCCGAATCACCCTGCCTGTGCTGTCGCCCGAAGTGGACAGTCACACGCCTTGGCAGAATCTGCACCTACATGACTGGATGTCAGAGGAGTATGCCCACTTGAAGGATCCTTTGCTCAAGCTCTCTGGCTTCCCCTGCTCTTGGACTTTCTTCCACCATCTCCGAGAACAGATCCGCAGTGAATTCACCCTGCACGACCACCTTCGAGAAGAGGCCCAGAGTTTACTGAGTCAGCTCCGCTTGGGCAGCACTGGGGACCGCCCGCGGACCTTCGTGGGCGTCCATGTGCGCCGTGGGGACTATCTGGAGGTTATGCCACATCGCTGGAAGGGTGTGGTGGGTGACCAAGCCTACCTTCAGCAGGCCATGGACTGGTTCAGGGCACGGCATGAAGCCCCTATTTTTGTGGTCACTAGCAATGGCATGGAGTGGTGCCGGAAAAACATTGACACCTCTCAGGGTGATGTGATCTTTGCTGGCAATGGGCAGGAGGGTGCACCCGGGAAAGACTTTGCACTGCTCACGCAGTGCAACCACACCATCATGACCATTGGGACCTTCGGCTTCTGGGCTGCCTACCTGGCTGGTGGCGATACTGTCTACCTGGCCAACTTCACCCTGCCAGACTCTGAGTTCCTGAAGATTTTTAAGCCAGAGGCCGCCTTCCTGCCTGAGTGGGTGGGCATTAATGCTGACTTATCTCCACTCAGGACAGCTTTTGGACCTTGAGAGCTGGGAAACTTTATAGAATAGCCTGATCATTCCAGAACCAGTGGTACATGTCTCCAGAGACCTAGCACCTTCAGGAGAAGTTTATGGTGGTCCTGGAGCAGGTGGGCACCCATTTCCAGAGCCATTCTTGTTGGGCAGACTTGGAGAGAAGGGGAAGCTTTCTGGAACTGCTTGAACATTGTAGAAGCAGCAGAATACCTTGGTAATGTGTGAAGAGGCTCTTGGCAGCTCTAGAAGCTGCAGTGGCCACCTGCTCTTTCCAGCCCATATCTAAGTACTTCTAGATGCAGTGCCCAGGAACAAGGAACACTTCCTCTAGTGTTGATCATCCAGGTGTTTTCTAGAAGAGATGTTAGTTCTCCCCTGGGTCCTCAGAAGCCTGAAAGAGCTCATGGTGGGTCTAGAGCAAGCCCTGCCAgctcctccctgtgtctctggAGTGCTCCTGGGGAGGATTTGTTTTAGAGAGGCCAGG
Coding sequences within:
- the FUT1 gene encoding galactoside alpha-(1,2)-fucosyltransferase 1, translated to MWTSSHRRLCLAFLLVCVLSAISFFFHIHQDIFRHGLDLSVLCPNRHLETPPVAIFCLSGTPLDPNTSSSCPQLPASLSGTWTIYPDGRFGNQMGQYATLLALAQLNGRQAFILPAMHAALAPVFRITLPVLSPEVDSHTPWQNLHLHDWMSEEYAHLKDPLLKLSGFPCSWTFFHHLREQIRSEFTLHDHLREEAQSLLSQLRLGSTGDRPRTFVGVHVRRGDYLEVMPHRWKGVVGDQAYLQQAMDWFRARHEAPIFVVTSNGMEWCRKNIDTSQGDVIFAGNGQEGAPGKDFALLTQCNHTIMTIGTFGFWAAYLAGGDTVYLANFTLPDSEFLKIFKPEAAFLPEWVGINADLSPLRTAFGP
- the FGF21 gene encoding fibroblast growth factor 21, giving the protein MGWDEVGAGFEHPGLRFPMLAVLLLGACQAYPIPDSSPLLQFGGQVRQRYLYTDDAQETEAHLEIRGDGTVVGAAQQSPESLLELKALKPGVIQILGVKTSRFLCQRPDGTLYGSLHFDPEACSFRELLLEDGYNIYRSETYGLPLHLPPPNSPYPDPVPRGPVRFLPLPGLPPAPPDPPGILAPEPPDVGSSDPLSMVGPSQGRSPSYAS